A genomic stretch from Candidatus Schekmanbacteria bacterium includes:
- the rodA gene encoding rod shape-determining protein RodA, with protein MFKELISHLEWKILLVVVILAAAGISTIYSSSYMPELAGIKLFPSADNYWEKQLIWFGFGLALAFCLALLDYHVVVKLAYIIYGVVVLMVIMVFIFGAVRSGSRRWLEIGGFSLQPSEAVKLALVIVLTRYFSDIKKNEALSFRDILMPGIFTGIPFLFILLQPDLGTAISVLAIFFAYLLLVGLKKRVFISGLFALAASAVVMWFFLQDYQKQRILMLLGSESDARGSGYNIIQSKIAVGSGGIWGKGYLHGSQGQLRFLPESHTDFIFSVFAEEWGFVGVAAVILLFSSLIFLFLKTSCESRDKSAALLSFGVAAMLTFQIIVNISMIIGLMPIVGIPLPFFSYGGSAMITTMGAVGLILSIRSHRYMR; from the coding sequence TTGTTTAAAGAGTTAATCTCACATCTTGAGTGGAAGATCCTTCTTGTTGTAGTCATACTTGCTGCTGCCGGGATCTCTACCATATACAGCTCTTCTTATATGCCCGAGCTTGCCGGGATAAAACTGTTTCCTTCAGCAGATAATTACTGGGAAAAGCAGCTCATATGGTTCGGGTTCGGGTTAGCTCTTGCTTTCTGTCTTGCCCTTCTTGATTATCACGTTGTAGTTAAATTGGCGTATATAATTTACGGCGTCGTGGTTCTTATGGTAATTATGGTTTTCATATTCGGGGCAGTTAGGTCAGGGTCAAGACGCTGGCTTGAAATAGGAGGTTTCAGTCTTCAGCCTTCTGAAGCAGTAAAGCTTGCTCTTGTTATTGTGCTTACGAGATATTTCTCGGATATTAAAAAGAATGAAGCCCTTTCATTCAGAGATATTCTAATGCCGGGCATTTTCACCGGAATACCTTTTCTTTTCATACTCCTTCAGCCGGACCTTGGAACTGCGATCTCTGTATTGGCAATATTTTTTGCCTATCTTCTCTTAGTAGGTTTGAAAAAAAGAGTGTTTATAAGCGGTTTATTTGCTCTTGCGGCGAGTGCAGTCGTGATGTGGTTTTTCCTTCAGGATTATCAGAAACAGAGAATTCTCATGCTTCTAGGGTCTGAAAGCGATGCGCGCGGAAGCGGTTATAACATAATACAATCAAAAATTGCAGTCGGCTCAGGCGGAATTTGGGGGAAAGGTTATCTGCATGGGAGCCAGGGACAGTTGAGATTTCTCCCTGAAAGCCACACTGATTTCATATTTTCCGTTTTTGCTGAAGAGTGGGGTTTTGTCGGAGTAGCTGCAGTAATTTTACTCTTCTCATCTCTGATTTTCCTTTTTCTCAAGACATCGTGCGAATCGCGTGACAAGAGTGCCGCACTTCTTTCTTTTGGGGTTGCGGCAATGCTTACATTCCAGATAATAGTTAATATTTCAATGATTATTGGGCTTATGCCAATTGTGGGGATTCCGCTCCCGTTCTTTAGCTATGGGGGGTCGGCGATGATTACGACTATGGGGGCGGTGGGGCTTATTCTCAGCATACGTTCTCACCGCTACATGCGATAG
- a CDS encoding type II toxin-antitoxin system RelE/ParE family toxin: MKRNIVFYKTPNGKCPVQDFLDSLPGKSAQKVAWVLSLMEDLDVVPSVYFKKLVGTEEIWECRTQFGSNACRVFCFFDGNSVVVLTHGFMKKTQKTPRSEIDRAESYRKDYLKRRSKT; this comes from the coding sequence GTGAAACGGAATATTGTTTTTTACAAAACACCTAACGGGAAATGCCCGGTTCAGGATTTTCTTGATTCTTTGCCTGGTAAATCTGCGCAAAAGGTAGCATGGGTTCTCAGTTTGATGGAAGACCTGGATGTTGTGCCTTCTGTTTATTTTAAGAAACTGGTTGGCACTGAAGAAATTTGGGAATGCCGGACACAATTCGGCTCAAATGCCTGCCGTGTATTTTGTTTTTTTGATGGAAACTCTGTGGTTGTTTTGACACATGGATTTATGAAGAAGACACAGAAGACTCCAAGGTCTGAAATTGACAGGGCAGAATCGTATAGAAAAGATTATTTAAAAAGGAGATCAAAAACATGA
- a CDS encoding helix-turn-helix transcriptional regulator, translating into MSDLKKYIIERKKKDKKFAKGFDEGYEQFKVGVILRQAREAAGLTQEELARRLKTKKTAISRIENHAEDIKLSTLERVAEALGKHLQVKIA; encoded by the coding sequence ATGAGTGATTTGAAAAAATATATAATTGAAAGAAAAAAGAAGGATAAGAAGTTTGCCAAAGGATTTGATGAGGGGTATGAGCAGTTTAAGGTTGGTGTTATTCTCCGTCAGGCTCGGGAAGCAGCAGGACTTACGCAGGAAGAGCTTGCACGCAGGCTTAAAACTAAAAAAACTGCAATTTCAAGGATTGAGAATCACGCAGAAGACATTAAACTCTCAACATTAGAGCGTGTCGCTGAAGCCTTAGGCAAACACCTGCAGGTAAAGATTGCATGA
- the rpsI gene encoding 30S ribosomal protein S9: MLETLSFYATGKRKTAIARVWLRQGNGIIKVNRKKFEDYFPTESLRSMALSPFKSFPEKDNYNLLITVRGGGVSGQAAAVRHGLARALVNFDAALRGPLKKEGMLTRDPREVERKKYGRPKARKRFQFSKR, encoded by the coding sequence ATTTTGGAGACACTTTCTTTTTACGCAACAGGCAAAAGAAAAACCGCAATTGCAAGGGTGTGGTTAAGACAGGGTAATGGAATAATAAAAGTAAACAGGAAAAAGTTTGAAGATTATTTCCCAACAGAAAGCTTAAGGTCAATGGCTTTAAGTCCCTTCAAATCATTTCCAGAAAAAGATAATTATAATCTTCTTATAACAGTTCGCGGCGGCGGCGTTTCCGGTCAGGCAGCAGCAGTAAGACACGGGCTTGCCAGAGCGCTTGTAAACTTCGATGCAGCTTTGAGGGGCCCTCTTAAAAAAGAAGGGATGCTGACACGTGATCCCCGTGAAGTTGAACGTAAAAAATACGGCCGTCCGAAGGCTAGGAAGAGGTTTCAGTTCTCGAAACGTTAA
- the rplM gene encoding 50S ribosomal protein L13, which yields MTKAYRTILAKKEEVERKWYVIDAQDKVLGRLAAKIAVILMGKNKPIYTPSVDTGDFVVVINAEKIKLTGTKWDDKMYYHHSGWIGGLKELTAKEMLVRHPEDIITLAVKRMLPKNKLASVMLKKLKVHVGPEHSHQAQSPEQLEV from the coding sequence ATGACTAAGGCATATAGAACAATTCTGGCAAAAAAAGAAGAAGTTGAAAGAAAGTGGTATGTTATAGATGCTCAGGACAAGGTATTAGGCAGGCTGGCAGCAAAGATTGCAGTAATACTGATGGGGAAAAACAAACCAATTTATACACCTAGCGTTGATACAGGGGACTTTGTAGTGGTAATCAATGCAGAAAAGATAAAGCTTACAGGCACTAAATGGGATGATAAGATGTATTATCATCATTCTGGATGGATAGGCGGACTTAAGGAGTTGACAGCAAAAGAGATGCTTGTAAGACACCCTGAAGATATCATAACTCTAGCTGTTAAAAGAATGCTGCCAAAGAACAAGCTCGCAAGCGTTATGCTAAAGAAACTCAAGGTTCATGTTGGTCCGGAACATTCTCATCAGGCACAATCACCTGAACAACTTGAAGTCTGA
- a CDS encoding tetratricopeptide repeat protein, with protein sequence MKTETIVVGILAFVMGILAAVTIPRYFKSTETDITNMEAPANPSGPSVPSQEIAQVIDHIQSLIKTDPENSQLRVQLGNAYFDNGQFDKAITEYEKALEKIPNDADVRTDFAICYRNMGNYDKAVQEFEKAAASNPMHVNSRYNAGVVYYYDLKNYPKAKEVWESYLKIAPNDQRAGEIQKLLMDIAGKIGK encoded by the coding sequence ATGAAAACAGAAACAATAGTAGTAGGTATATTGGCATTTGTCATGGGAATACTGGCAGCTGTAACTATCCCACGATACTTTAAAAGCACGGAAACAGATATAACCAATATGGAAGCACCTGCTAATCCTTCAGGCCCTTCAGTTCCTTCACAGGAGATTGCACAGGTGATAGACCATATTCAATCACTTATTAAGACTGATCCTGAGAATTCGCAGTTAAGGGTTCAGCTTGGGAACGCTTATTTTGACAACGGTCAGTTTGATAAAGCTATTACTGAGTACGAGAAGGCACTTGAGAAGATACCTAACGATGCTGATGTAAGGACAGACTTTGCCATCTGTTACAGAAATATGGGCAACTATGACAAAGCGGTACAGGAATTTGAAAAGGCTGCTGCGTCAAATCCAATGCATGTAAATTCACGGTATAATGCTGGAGTTGTTTATTATTATGACCTTAAGAATTATCCCAAAGCAAAAGAAGTTTGGGAGTCATATTTAAAGATTGCTCCAAATGATCAGAGGGCTGGAGAGATACAGAAGCTGCTTATGGATATTGCCGGAAAGATCGGTAAATAA
- a CDS encoding tryptophan synthase subunit alpha — protein sequence MSRLTEKFNDLKVEGRAAFIPYIAAGDPNLDITKELLLELQSSGSDIIELGIPFSDPIADGPTIQKAGVRALNSGTTVKKIYEMLKSIKKEMVTPLVIMTYFNPVLKYGIERFIRDFKEAGVDGIIVPDLPPDEADDFIGIAERYFFDTIFLLAPTSNHGRIKRVSKASHGYIYYVSVLGVTGARASLSFKLSKNIKDIKKVTKTPVCVGFGISTPEQVNQVASMAEGVIVGSAIIKVIENNLDNPSLVKRVGEFTKQLVSGIYLEAKKESV from the coding sequence TTGAGCAGACTAACTGAAAAGTTTAACGATCTTAAAGTAGAAGGAAGAGCTGCCTTTATTCCATATATAGCAGCAGGCGATCCAAACCTGGATATCACAAAAGAACTGCTGCTTGAGTTACAGTCAAGTGGTTCTGATATTATAGAGCTTGGGATTCCATTTTCAGACCCAATCGCTGATGGTCCGACAATCCAGAAGGCAGGGGTAAGGGCGCTTAACAGCGGAACGACTGTTAAGAAGATTTACGAAATGCTGAAATCTATCAAAAAAGAAATGGTTACTCCTCTTGTAATAATGACTTACTTTAATCCAGTCCTTAAATATGGCATTGAACGTTTCATTCGTGATTTTAAGGAAGCAGGAGTAGATGGGATAATTGTACCTGATCTTCCTCCTGATGAGGCAGATGATTTTATCGGAATAGCAGAGAGGTATTTTTTTGACACAATATTTCTTCTTGCTCCTACAAGCAATCATGGAAGAATAAAAAGGGTAAGCAAGGCAAGTCACGGCTACATATATTATGTTTCCGTTTTAGGTGTTACAGGGGCAAGGGCAAGCTTAAGTTTTAAATTAAGTAAAAACATTAAAGACATTAAAAAAGTTACAAAAACTCCTGTTTGCGTGGGCTTTGGAATTTCTACTCCTGAACAGGTAAACCAGGTTGCTTCAATGGCGGAAGGCGTCATAGTGGGTAGTGCCATTATAAAGGTAATTGAGAATAACCTGGATAATCCTTCGCTTGTTAAGAGAGTCGGTGAATTTACGAAACAATTAGTTTCCGGGATATATCTGGAAGCAAAGAAGGAGTCTGTTTAG
- a CDS encoding PAS domain S-box protein, giving the protein MNEFTFILFLAFQVFLGTYVYISNPEAKENKLFSFWVVSNIIVSIIRLYWQTIPFQNTNSILVPIYISILMISNSLISFLVFVSLFCKRYVHNNRYIYPLAISSGLISALIFLDYFNGWGLISNGITKDDFSYPIMNGKMFFIVPVVMCLAYAMILLVGIKAVCEKDRKDRGKIAIVLMGIFTVFIANTLSSFPYKLTTRWVAHLCELLLIIIFSYYLEKNELFSFTQFALDKTFNSLDDLFIITDKDGKIVKINQSALALFNNGYSNMHSLNISDFFSAIKNTHNEKIIHEIECCLKNQKCDSCSYELQTGNKHYYLSASRIKDDKKFYGFNIFGKDITPIIESEKQTEKSKNYLENIIEASVDCIMITDSKGIIAKCNETAQKLSGYSKDEILGMRPMDFIPADEKYYIEGAQIIEKLLNNKEPAIWESAIQTKNGDIIPVEWSLNYFYDENGIIMGSIGICRDLRERKMLESQLMQNSKLAALGQLSAGIAHEINNPLAGILGYSQYLHKKISENTESGLTKEELEKIAERMKGLEKESQKCKQIIENLLKFSRPADKGDKGVLYLNDVINETLEVIEHNLFIKRITVEKHYTNDIKKIYGNNFELQQVFTNLFMNALQAMPDGGTITVSTGNVPHTNQNEEMVYACINDTGEGIDKEHLQKIFDPFFTTKRPGNGTGLGLSVSYGIIKKHEGNIDVVSVKGTGTVFTVTFPASEKNEFNTLIHSGSSDLHVVNQRF; this is encoded by the coding sequence ATGAATGAATTTACTTTTATCTTATTTTTAGCATTCCAGGTTTTCTTGGGGACCTATGTTTATATTTCAAATCCTGAAGCTAAAGAAAATAAACTTTTCAGTTTCTGGGTTGTTTCAAATATCATTGTTTCTATTATAAGATTATATTGGCAGACCATTCCTTTCCAGAACACCAACTCCATTCTTGTCCCTATATATATTTCAATATTAATGATTTCAAACAGCCTGATAAGTTTTCTGGTTTTCGTAAGTTTATTCTGCAAAAGATATGTCCATAATAATAGATATATATATCCCCTGGCCATATCATCCGGATTAATATCAGCACTGATATTCCTCGACTATTTCAATGGATGGGGATTGATATCCAACGGCATAACAAAGGACGACTTTTCCTATCCAATAATGAACGGGAAAATGTTCTTTATTGTCCCGGTTGTAATGTGCCTTGCCTATGCCATGATTTTACTGGTAGGTATAAAAGCAGTCTGCGAGAAGGACAGGAAGGATAGAGGTAAAATAGCTATAGTACTGATGGGGATTTTTACAGTTTTCATCGCAAATACTTTATCTTCTTTTCCCTATAAACTTACAACGCGCTGGGTAGCTCATCTTTGTGAATTGCTGCTTATTATAATATTTTCCTATTACCTTGAAAAAAACGAGCTGTTTTCTTTTACCCAGTTTGCCCTTGATAAGACTTTCAACAGCCTCGATGACCTTTTTATCATAACTGACAAAGATGGTAAAATCGTCAAAATAAATCAAAGTGCTCTGGCATTGTTTAATAACGGTTATTCAAATATGCACAGTTTGAACATTTCTGATTTTTTTTCTGCTATTAAAAACACCCATAATGAAAAAATCATTCATGAGATTGAATGTTGCTTGAAAAACCAGAAATGCGACTCCTGCTCATATGAACTCCAGACAGGAAATAAGCATTATTATCTTTCTGCATCAAGGATAAAAGATGATAAGAAATTTTATGGTTTTAATATATTTGGAAAAGACATTACCCCTATAATCGAATCAGAAAAGCAAACGGAGAAATCAAAGAATTATCTTGAAAATATAATAGAAGCTTCAGTTGACTGCATAATGATTACTGACAGCAAGGGAATTATCGCAAAATGTAACGAAACTGCACAAAAACTTTCCGGATACAGTAAAGATGAGATTTTAGGAATGCGCCCAATGGATTTTATCCCGGCCGATGAAAAATATTATATAGAAGGAGCACAAATAATCGAGAAGCTCCTCAATAACAAAGAGCCGGCAATATGGGAATCTGCAATTCAGACAAAAAATGGAGATATAATCCCGGTAGAATGGAGTTTGAACTATTTTTATGATGAAAATGGGATTATAATGGGAAGCATAGGGATTTGCAGAGACCTTAGAGAAAGAAAGATGCTGGAATCACAGCTTATGCAGAATTCCAAGCTTGCCGCCCTGGGGCAGTTATCTGCAGGCATTGCCCATGAGATAAACAACCCTCTTGCCGGTATTCTTGGTTACAGCCAGTACCTTCATAAAAAAATAAGTGAAAATACAGAATCCGGTCTAACTAAAGAAGAACTGGAAAAAATCGCTGAAAGAATGAAAGGCCTGGAAAAGGAATCACAGAAATGCAAACAAATCATTGAAAACCTCTTGAAATTCTCAAGACCTGCTGACAAAGGAGATAAGGGAGTTCTTTACCTTAATGATGTCATTAATGAGACTTTAGAAGTAATTGAGCACAACCTCTTCATAAAAAGAATAACGGTAGAAAAACACTATACAAATGATATCAAAAAAATATACGGCAACAATTTTGAGCTGCAGCAGGTTTTTACAAATCTGTTTATGAATGCATTGCAGGCAATGCCTGATGGAGGAACAATTACAGTTTCTACCGGTAATGTCCCTCATACCAATCAAAATGAAGAAATGGTTTATGCATGCATCAATGACACCGGAGAAGGTATTGATAAAGAACATCTTCAAAAGATATTCGATCCATTTTTTACTACTAAACGTCCAGGCAACGGGACAGGCCTTGGGCTTTCAGTTAGCTATGGTATAATTAAGAAGCATGAAGGCAATATTGATGTAGTTAGCGTAAAAGGAACAGGCACGGTTTTTACTGTTACTTTCCCGGCTTCTGAAAAAAATGAATTTAATACACTAATCCATTCCGGCTCTTCAGATTTACATGTCGTAAATCAAAGATTCTAA
- a CDS encoding ABC transporter ATP-binding protein, giving the protein MKKEYYSKLKDSLYIYRWWFVCGIIAVLIFDSSNLAIPWALKIAIESLKNPTSSAHGVSYYAFIIVILACSGFLFRLISRYFLFGASRYMEYDLRRDIFGHLLRLSPKGFSKFRIGDLISRASNDLNTIKMFIGFGILTIISTCFTYIVALCAMFSLSPRLTLLSLIPLPLIVLVVKKVTPKMYSISRETQDMLGEISNISQETVSGIQTIKAFVQEEKNYRRFIDYNKSYYSMRLKLVKYMGLIFPLMGMLSGVGTLIVLWQGGAMVINKEITLGDFVAFNTYLGMLIWPSIALGWIFTLIQRGLASFARVCEVFDEIPTITDDESENDSAILSGDIEIKDLTFSYGSPSDDSGNEPGRNVIDGVSLTIKEGETLVIVGPTGSGKTTLAKLITRLIEVPEGAVYIDGKDITKVPVASLRKSIGYIPQEGFIFHNSIRENIGYGLDNGNGGMNPDMLAKAAEIADFLKDIEGFPDGMETRVGERGVTLSGGQRQRLTLARMLVCDPNILILDDSLSSVDTHTERNIMENLRDILKKKTSIVITHRISPLKYADRIAVIDNGKLAELGTHGELMQKRGTYFKLYTRQALTEEMEEL; this is encoded by the coding sequence ATGAAAAAAGAGTATTACTCAAAGCTGAAGGATAGTCTCTATATATACCGGTGGTGGTTTGTTTGCGGTATAATTGCCGTCCTTATATTCGATTCCTCTAACCTTGCAATCCCGTGGGCTTTAAAAATTGCCATTGAAAGTTTGAAGAATCCAACATCGTCAGCTCATGGTGTGTCCTACTATGCTTTTATTATAGTTATTCTTGCGTGCTCAGGTTTTCTGTTCAGGCTCATCTCGAGATATTTCCTTTTTGGTGCAAGCCGTTATATGGAATATGACCTGAGAAGGGATATATTCGGACATCTTTTAAGATTGTCACCTAAGGGATTTTCCAAATTCAGAATAGGCGATCTCATATCGCGGGCGTCTAATGATCTGAACACTATAAAGATGTTTATAGGATTTGGCATTCTCACCATAATAAGTACGTGCTTTACATATATTGTTGCTCTTTGCGCGATGTTTAGTCTAAGCCCAAGGCTAACACTCCTTTCCCTTATACCGCTTCCGCTCATTGTGCTTGTTGTCAAGAAAGTTACTCCCAAAATGTATTCCATATCAAGGGAAACGCAGGACATGCTTGGTGAAATCAGTAATATATCTCAGGAAACAGTTAGCGGTATTCAGACAATAAAAGCATTTGTTCAGGAGGAAAAGAATTACAGAAGGTTTATAGATTATAACAAGTCATATTACAGTATGAGGCTTAAGCTCGTTAAATATATGGGGCTTATTTTTCCTCTTATGGGCATGTTAAGCGGTGTCGGAACCCTTATAGTTTTGTGGCAGGGGGGAGCCATGGTGATAAACAAAGAGATAACTCTCGGGGATTTCGTTGCGTTTAACACATATCTTGGAATGCTTATATGGCCTTCCATAGCGCTTGGCTGGATATTCACTTTGATTCAGAGAGGATTGGCTTCATTCGCAAGGGTTTGCGAGGTGTTTGATGAAATCCCCACTATTACTGATGATGAAAGTGAAAATGATAGCGCAATCCTGTCAGGAGACATTGAGATAAAAGACCTCACTTTTTCTTATGGTTCACCGTCAGACGACAGCGGCAATGAGCCGGGCAGGAATGTGATAGACGGTGTATCTCTTACAATAAAGGAAGGAGAAACACTTGTCATTGTAGGTCCTACCGGATCAGGAAAGACGACGCTTGCAAAACTGATAACAAGGCTTATCGAGGTGCCTGAAGGGGCAGTTTATATAGATGGCAAAGATATTACAAAAGTTCCGGTTGCGTCTTTAAGGAAATCAATAGGGTACATTCCTCAGGAGGGTTTTATTTTTCACAACAGTATCCGGGAGAATATCGGGTATGGTCTTGATAACGGGAATGGAGGAATGAACCCTGATATGCTTGCTAAGGCCGCTGAGATCGCTGACTTCCTGAAGGACATAGAAGGGTTTCCTGATGGCATGGAAACAAGAGTCGGAGAAAGAGGTGTTACCCTTTCAGGAGGACAAAGGCAAAGGCTCACACTTGCGAGAATGCTGGTATGCGATCCAAATATTCTGATACTTGATGATTCTCTTTCAAGCGTTGATACGCATACGGAGAGGAATATAATGGAGAATCTTCGCGACATCCTGAAGAAGAAAACTTCGATCGTGATAACGCACAGAATATCACCTTTAAAATATGCTGACAGGATAGCGGTCATTGACAATGGTAAGCTTGCTGAACTTGGAACACATGGAGAGCTGATGCAAAAGCGGGGTACTTATTTCAAACTTTATACCCGTCAGGCTCTCACTGAGGAAATGGAGGAGCTGTAG
- a CDS encoding ABC transporter ATP-binding protein codes for MSGVHGGEGGSILEEHELGKAYDSNLMKRLWVYVAPHKWLIIISLCILPVVAVLQLLQPYIIKTAIDNNIARGELKGLNVLAVLFFSILILQYIVTFIQQYLLQIAGQKIILDLRTVLFTHVQRLPLKFFDKNPVGRLVTRLTGDVENLNEMFTAGIASFAGDFIMLAGIMVAMLMLNMRLAFVMFTVLPFLAVLAAFFRVKGRKAYRVIRTKTALVNSYLEENLSGIEIVKLFRREKRNFEEFQNYNNELRKGNMQSVIYDALLYAFVELIGSVSVALIIWYGGGEILRNAISFGVLVAFIEYVQKFFVPIRDLSQKYAIMQQAMASSERVLSLLDEEEEKTDESVGVVEGLKGEIEFRNVTFAYNGGDPVIRDFSLNISPGEKVAIVGATGAGKSTLLKLLLRFYECEQGNVYVDGVDIREIKKDWLRRNIGIVPQDIFLFSGDIEGNLRLANDDITTERLQECVRTVKADRVIEKLPAKLKEHVSERGNNFSSGEKQLLSFARVLAFNPKILILDEATSNVDVETEHLIQQGLKELLRGRTSIIIAHRLSTIRDADRIAVMHKGKLRELGTHEELLIKKGIYYRLYRLQGGVADSQVAEGA; via the coding sequence ATGTCTGGAGTGCACGGAGGAGAAGGGGGATCAATATTAGAGGAACATGAGCTTGGAAAAGCTTACGACTCTAATTTGATGAAGAGGCTTTGGGTATATGTAGCGCCCCATAAGTGGCTTATTATTATATCGCTGTGCATCCTTCCTGTTGTCGCAGTATTACAGCTCTTACAGCCTTATATTATAAAAACAGCCATTGATAATAATATAGCCAGGGGGGAACTGAAGGGACTTAATGTACTTGCGGTGCTCTTCTTCAGCATACTCATTTTGCAATATATAGTTACTTTCATTCAGCAATATCTGCTCCAGATTGCCGGACAGAAAATAATATTGGACCTTCGTACAGTTCTATTCACGCATGTCCAGCGCCTGCCTCTGAAATTCTTTGATAAAAACCCGGTGGGAAGACTCGTAACAAGACTTACAGGCGATGTGGAGAATCTAAATGAGATGTTCACCGCCGGGATAGCTTCATTTGCCGGTGATTTTATAATGCTTGCCGGTATCATGGTGGCAATGCTCATGCTCAATATGCGACTTGCTTTTGTGATGTTCACGGTTCTTCCATTCCTTGCGGTTCTTGCAGCTTTTTTCAGGGTGAAAGGAAGAAAGGCCTACAGGGTGATTAGAACGAAAACAGCCCTTGTAAATTCTTATCTCGAAGAAAACCTTTCAGGAATTGAAATAGTGAAACTCTTTCGCAGAGAGAAGAGAAATTTCGAAGAATTCCAGAACTATAATAATGAGCTCCGCAAAGGAAACATGCAGTCTGTTATCTATGATGCGCTCCTCTATGCGTTTGTGGAACTTATAGGGTCAGTTTCTGTGGCTCTCATCATCTGGTATGGCGGAGGTGAGATTTTAAGGAATGCAATAAGTTTTGGCGTGCTCGTGGCTTTTATAGAATATGTCCAGAAATTCTTTGTCCCTATACGTGACCTTTCACAGAAGTATGCGATCATGCAGCAGGCCATGGCTTCTTCAGAACGTGTTCTTTCACTACTTGATGAAGAGGAAGAAAAAACAGATGAAAGCGTAGGAGTAGTGGAAGGTTTGAAGGGAGAGATTGAATTCAGAAACGTGACTTTCGCATATAATGGAGGAGACCCTGTTATACGGGATTTCAGCCTCAATATATCTCCGGGAGAGAAAGTAGCAATTGTCGGTGCAACCGGGGCAGGTAAATCAACACTCCTGAAACTCCTTCTCCGTTTTTACGAATGCGAGCAAGGGAATGTATATGTAGACGGAGTGGATATAAGGGAAATTAAAAAAGACTGGTTGAGGCGGAACATAGGGATAGTCCCTCAGGATATTTTCCTCTTTTCAGGAGACATTGAAGGGAATCTCAGGCTTGCGAACGATGACATAACTACTGAAAGACTTCAAGAGTGCGTCAGAACAGTTAAAGCAGATAGGGTGATAGAGAAGCTCCCTGCAAAACTGAAAGAACACGTCTCTGAAAGAGGAAATAATTTTTCAAGCGGAGAAAAACAGCTTCTTTCATTTGCAAGAGTCCTTGCATTTAATCCAAAGATACTTATCCTCGATGAAGCAACATCGAATGTAGACGTTGAAACAGAACATCTCATACAGCAGGGATTAAAAGAGCTCTTGCGGGGCAGGACATCTATTATAATCGCACATCGTCTTTCGACTATACGCGATGCGGACAGGATTGCAGTCATGCACAAGGGAAAATTGAGGGAATTAGGAACGCATGAGGAACTGCTTATTAAGAAAGGGATCTATTACAGGCTTTACAGGCTTCAGGGAGGCGTTGCAGACAGCCAGGTTGCCGAAGGTGCCTGA